In Carya illinoinensis cultivar Pawnee chromosome 6, C.illinoinensisPawnee_v1, whole genome shotgun sequence, a single genomic region encodes these proteins:
- the LOC122313387 gene encoding probable BOI-related E3 ubiquitin-protein ligase 3, with amino-acid sequence MAIQAQMYSENLGFQLCGSQDWIMDNGCGGVGGLNHFGYNPQQKQQLPQQHLQQLQNQQQRNQNLSFENGYLASAMKNNTNAVTFNCHLPIMQHSQSIASQFESQRQEIDQYIRIQNERLRLVLQEQRKQHVAGLLKKIESKTSVLLRQKDEEIAKAVNRTMELEVFLRRLEAENQAWQRVAQENEAMVASLNNTLEQVLERSPCGINNGAEDAESCCDVDRNPEQYEEEEEEKQNREGLYMLCKSCNIRGSCVLFLPCRHLCSCKACEALLDSCPVCGIAKKASIEALIS; translated from the exons ATGGCCATTCAAGCGCAGATGTATTCGGAGAATCTTGGGTTTCAATTGTGCGGCTCACAGGATTGGATCATGGACAATGGTTGCGGTGGTGTCGGTGGGCTCAATCACTTCGGTTATAATCCCCAACAGAAACAGCAATTaccgcaacaacacttgcagCAACTACAAAATCAGCAGCAGAGGAATCAAAACCTGTCTTTTGAGAACGGTTATCTTGCTTCTGCTATGAAAAACAATACCAATGCCGTCACTTTCAATTGTCATCTACCAATTATGCAGCATTCTCAAAGCATAGCTTCTCAGTTTGAGAGTCAGAGGCAAGAGATCGATCAGTATATTAGAATACAG AATGAGAGATTGAGATTAGTATTGCAAGAGCAGAGAAAGCAACATGTTGCAGGACTGTTGAAGAAAATCGAATCAAAAACATCGGTTTTGCTGAGACAGAAGGATGAGGAAATTGCAAAAGCGGTTAACAGAACAATGGAGCTCGAAGTTTTCTTGAGAAGATTGGAGGCAGAGAACCAAGCATGGCAGAGAGTGGCTCAAGAAAACGAAGCCATGGTTGCATCTCTGAACAACACTTTAGAACAGGTTTTAGAAAGGTCCCCTTGTGGCATCAACAATGGAGCCGAAGATGCAGAGTCTTGCTGTGATGTAGATAGAAACCCGGAAcaatatgaagaagaagaagaagaaaagcaaaacaGAGAAGGGTTGTATATGTTGTGTAAAAGCTGTAATATTCGGGGTTCGTGTGTGCTGTTCCTTCCTTGTAGGCACCTTTGTTCATGCAAAGCTTGTGAGGCTCTTCTCGATTCTTGCCCCGTCTGTGGAATCGCCAAGAAGGCTAGCATAGAGGCTTTAATTTCCTAG